The region TCGGCTTTACTTCATGAAGCATCTTCTTCAAGTCGTCCGGCGACGGATCGAGCATGCCGTAGTACATCTCGCCGGTGCCATAGACCGTGGGCGGTTCCTCGACGTGGGCGACCACAATCGTTCCCCCGCTGTCACGCGCCAATGCGGTTGCCAGATGCAACGCGGCGTCACCGCAGTGGGAAAAGTCGGTCGGAAAGAGAATACGTTTGAAATTCATGGCTCGACTCCTTCTCCATGGGGCAATTGATTTCAGTGTTTCGTCGAACTCTTGGTCTCTACCTTTGTTACGAATTTCACGAACTGTTCGTTCTCGAAAATCGCCGCAAATCGAGTCCAAAAAACAAGGAAAACGACGAAGCCGTGACGGCTTATCCAGCGGCGGTGTTTTCAACGAAGAAACGACAGGAGGTGGTCCGCGCAAAGCTGGATCGAAACCAATTGGTCATCTTTACATTTTCGCCGGCGGCAAGGGGATTGGCAAATAGTTCCTCCGATTGCGGCAAAATCGATCTTCGTCGGCCGACTACCCTACCCCGGACGAGCTAACCAGCCACTGCAGCAAGATGCCGACGCCGTACGCAATTGCCGCAGCGAAGCCTCCGGTCAGGACCGTTTCGAGCACCGAAGCGATTGCCCCTTCTTGAACGACTTTGGCACGAAAGACGCCGATCAGTGCAAACGCGATGACGGTCAGGATGGCACTGATCCGGAAGATCGTATCGGACGTGAATCCCAGCAAGATCAGCGGCAGCGGAAGCAAAGGAATCGAGCCTGCTAGAACGAACCCGGCGAACGTGACCAGGCCTGATTTCCAGGGCGTCGGAGGCTGGAGTCTTAAGCCCCATTCTTCGACCAGCATCGTATCGACCCAGCGGCGGCGGTCTTCGCAAATCGTATCGACAACTTGCTCGAGCAGTTCCCCTTCAAACCCTTTCGCGGCAAAGATCTGGCGGATCTCTTCCTGCTCGCGATCGGGGACTTCTTTGATATGAATGTTCTCGATTTGACGGTACTTTTTCAGCTGCATCTGATCGCTGCGGGCCTTCAGGTAATTGCTGATCGCCATGCTGAAACCATCGGCCAGAAGGTTCGCAATTCCCAGGACCATCGCTACCGTGACGCCGTAGTTGGCTCCTGCGACGCCAGCGACAATGGCGAATGTGGTGATCGTTCCGTCGACTCCGCCGAGGACGAAATCGCCGGCGTAATCTCCGACCGGAGGGCCAGCGATTCGGGCCGCGATGGCTTCGTCGGTATGCTGCTTTGCGAGGTCTTCCGGGGTGAGCTTCATCGTGAAAATCCGCGTGCCTAGGGGATCAAGTTGGCCTCTCCCTTTAGTATAAACGTTGCCCCTGGACAACAGTGCACGAAAGATGCATGTTGGAATGCGTGCCGTAATTTTTCGCTCGGAAAAGCTGCTTTTACGTTGAGAACTCGCGTAACATCCGCACAGGGATGAACATCACTCGAAGTGTTTTTGTTGTACACTTGTACAATACTTCGTTACAATTTAGTGCGAAGAGGGCGCGAGCGAGAAGCTGCGAGATTAAGGGTACTGCAGGCGGCGTTATTTTCTGGATTGACTCTTGGACAAATGAGCGTCCTGCGTCAGTTCTTTCGGGCGACCAGCAAGCTGCCATGAACGGCCATCACTGCTCCCGCACTCAGCGCGGCCCAAGCGATCCAACCAGGCGGGCGGATCGTTTCGCGGATCTCGGCGCCGCTGTTGACCATGAAGTGATTGATCGCGCCGCGGGTCGTCTCTGGGCCGGGACCAACATTGTGGGCGAGGAACTTCGTCGCGGACGGGGTCAGCTCGTACGATTCGACCGCGTACATCTGTCCGCCGGCGACCAGCAGGAAGATACCGGCGTATATGAAATGGATCGCCCAGGCCTTTTGTTTCATTGCCATCGTCTCGCAGGGAAAGGTGCTAGCTGCCGTGCCCTTCCCTTTCTTCGAGCGATTAGTCACCGTCCGATGAATCGGCGCCCGTTTGTTCCGATTTTGAGGCCTTCCCCAAAACACGTTTCGCGCACTGCTTCAGCTGAGCGATCCCTTCACGCAGTTGAGCATGGCTTCGGCCGCGGAACGTTGGAGCGATGAAATCAAGATTCACCATGGCGACCGGTTTGCCACGCCAATGGCTTTTGTACCCTTCGTCGCCGCGCAAAAAATCGAAGTGAGTTTTGCCCGATTCGATGGCATGACGAATGGCGGCCGTAATACCGAGCCAGCCTGGCCGGGCATGTTCGCAGTCGATCTCGATGCCGGAACAGTAATGCAGCAACGCGTTTTGCTGCTCGAAATCCATTTCAACGGCGACCGGGCGTCCTTCGAGCTCGATCCATTGCAGACGCAATTGATTCGACTCTTGAAGCTGTTGAGCCGCCTCCCACAGGAAGTCGTGGAACTGCTGCGACGCGAAGCAGCCTGGCTGACGCATCTGGTTGCGTCGCTTCTGATGCAGTTCTACCAGAATGGAAAAGGCCTGTTTCAAGTTCGATTCGTCCGCCACATGCACGGTCGCCAGATTCGTATCGAACTGTTTCCGCCAAAGTTGTCGGACGCGGTTTCGACGCGATTTGGAAAGCTGCGAGATCCAATTTTCCCAGGCGGCAGGAAGCTCTAAGCAATAGCTTTCCAGTGCCGGAAGGCGATGCGCCGCGAACTGATGCTGAGCCATCTGCTCGTAAAACTGCCGCATCACGTCATCTTCGGCCGCAACGCCTTCGAGGAAGATTCGATCGATTTCGTTCGACTGATCGCACAAGTGTTGCGCGAGGGCACGAACGACCAGCGATTCTTCCCCACGCTTTGTTAGCAGGGTGAGATAGTCGCTACAGACTTCGCCGGAACCAAGGAAGTGCAGTTGTCGGCCACTTCGCCACGACGTGCGAAGGTAAAACGGAGCCAGGCCAATCAACCAGCCATCGGCATCGCGAACGGTGATCACGTTCAAGCGATCGCCAGGCCGCTGATAATGGTTCCACCACGGAAGCAGCCAGCGCGGCGAGTGGAAGACCGTGTCGCCGGCGAGTCGTTGCCATTCGACAAACAGCGAGTCGCCCGGGTCGATGTCGTGGATGACTTCTACCTGCGCGTCGACCGAATCACCAGCAGGTGACGCGGTGCTGAGTGCGATATTGTGAGCCGAACAATCGGTCGCCATGGCAATTCCGTCGTAAGAGGGCGCAACGCGATCCGTTCGATTTCACCCGCTGGGAAATCAAGGAAAGGCTTCGTTCACACCGCTTCCGCATCGAAAGCCAACGGTGAGACGAAGTTACCTGAGAGGACCGCAAAACCCGCGCACTACGCATTGGATCGTAGTTGTAAATTGAATGGCTCGCATAGACTTTGCGCGTTCAAATTGCGCAACATTCTTGCGACCTGCGTTCAAGTTGCCGGATGTGCCGATTATTCCGGCTTGCGGGCAGCCCACGTCCAGTGACGGTCGGACGTCATCTGAACCGTTTCCGGTTCAAAGCCGAGCGAAGAAACCATCTCGCGGATTTCTTCCAAAGACAAAGCAGCGTGCAGCGATTCGGCGAACAGCTTTTGTGCCTCTTCGGTTTCTTCGCCGCAATAGGTACTGACCAGATGATCGAGTTCCTCTTTCGACTCGGGGCGATAAAGATCGCGGAAGAAGAGCCACCCGCCAGGTGCGGCCAGGCGGACGCTTTCTTTCAGCACCGCCAGCGGTTCGGGAATGTGATGCACGATGGTGTTCGACATCACGCCGGTGAAGAAGCCATCTTCGTAGTCGGTTTGCTTCGCGTCGAGTCGTGCTAACTGAACGCGATCGAGCAGGCCGGCGATATCGATGTTGATCTTGGCGACGTCGAGCATCGCGATCGAAGCATCAGCTCCCATAATTCGACACTGCGGGAGGCGATCGGCCAAGAGAATGGGAATGCGTGCGGTGCCGGTGCCGACGTCCAAAATGTCGATCATCTCCGCTTCCCTATCGGGATGCACATTCAGGAACGCGATCAGATCGGTCACGAACGCATCGTTGACGGCATGATGGTCCATGTCGTCGTAGGTCATAGCCTCTTGCGGTGTGTCCATTACTTCGGGTTCAAGAATGCGTTCGAGCATCGATCTAGCTTTCTGGTTCGTGGTCGGGGACTTCACGTGGGGGCGAGGTGTGCTGCCAAAGACCGCACACCAACAGGACAACGGTCACGCAGACATAGGCCCACATCATATAGATAGGTCCCTGCCCTGCCGCTGCGGCCGGCATGTCGACGTTGTTCCATCCTAGCACCAGCTTACCACTGGGAAATGGCGAGTGAATCACCCCGAACAAACTGAACGCCCCACAAACGAGGGCAAACACGGCCGCTGTGTAAAGGCGACGATCGATGATGAATGCCAGAATGGCGGCCCACAGCATGCTTGTCAGGATGAAGCCGCCGGCCAGCATACGTAGCGTTTGCAGCTTCACCGCGAGTCCGGTCGCGTGGGAATGCCCTTCCGCGTCGGGAGGCGTTTGCATGTCGCCGAAGCTATGGCTGCGAAGCGTTTGGATCATGCCGCCCAAGTCTTCGCGGTTTTCGGTCAACTGACTAAGGCCTTCCTCGTCGAGATGCCCTTGGTCGACTAGTTTCTGCCACCGCTGCGTCTCAGCATCTTGCTGCTCGACCATGGCAGCTTCCATCTGAAACGAAAGCCCGGTGTAGTTGCCTTGGAGGTCGCCGATATAGATCAGCACCAATGCCGCAAGGGCTGGAATGCAGGCAATCGAAACGGCCGGATAATGCCTCTTGGGTGTCGCTTGGAAGCTTTGCGAGGTGATCTCGAGCCCGATGAATACGAGGATTGGAAAGACGGTCGGTTTGGGAATAAGCCAATACAGAAAGCCGAAGTAGCCGAACACGCCTGCCCCGCCGACGAAGATGGCGGTAGCTAACGTGTACGCCGCGCGGCCTCCCATCGCTTTGTACGCTGGATGCCCAATGTACGGTGTCGTTTGAATGACGCCGCCACACAGCCCTGCGACCAGCGTCGCGATCGCTTCGGCTCCGATGATGCGATTGGTGTCGTATTCGTCGCCGGCGGCTGCAGCACTTTCGACGCAGTCGATCCCACCAATCACAGTGGCCAATGCAAAGGGGATGACGATCGGCAGGTATTGAGCCGCTTCGAGGAACTTGGCCTGAGTGAGCCACTCGAAGCGAAAGACGGCCAGCCAGTCGGTAGGTAAGAGTGCATCGGCGGGATGAAAGTTGATCGCTTCCGGCGTCGCTCCGAGAATGCCCAGTCCATGCATCGCGTAGTAAATGGCCCCACTGACGATCAGTGCCGCGGCGGCCCCAGGGATTTTGAAGGGAAGCCGGATATGGGCGACAAGCGTGATTAGCACGATCGAAAGGGCCGTCATACCGACGATCGGAAAGTGCAACGCTTCGATGAACGGCAGGAAGCTAATGAGCACCAACGCGATCGCCGCTAGCGAACCGAGAAGGCCGGCGCGAGGAATGACTTTGCGGATCCAACTTGAGCTGAACGCAAAAAAGGATTTGAAAATTCCGGACAAGACAATGGACCAAATGCCAATATGCCACGTACGGATAGCAGCCTCATCTGCTGTCAGTTGTAATTCTTGGGTTCCAAAGGCAAACGACGGCCCCAAAACGAAAAACACCATTCCAAAGGTACTCGGTGTATCGAGACCTAAAGGCATGGCAGTTATATCGTTACGACCACTCCTTTTCGCCAGACTCAGGGCCATCCAGAAGAAAATCAGGTCGCCTACAAGCACTCCAATTGCCGTTCCCGGGACCATGTGTCCGATGGCGAACGTTGTAGGAAAGTCAAAGACCGCCGCTAGCAAGCCGATTGTTAGCAACAAGTCGGCAATGTTATCTAACATCAAGCCAAAGAAGGCGTTAACGTCGCCTGCAACGGCCCATTTGTATTTGTTCTGGTTCATTTTTCCTCTTTCGGCACGGGCGTTGCATTAGGGGTTGATCGAGTTTATGAGCCTGTCATGGGGCTGTCAATTCTCGACCATCTCCCCCACGCAAAGCTCCGCTAGGAGTGCCAGCGTGGTAGAATACGGATCGCGGCGATGGTCGGAAGGCACCTTCGGCAAGCCTTTTCAGAGGTTTGTGTGAAGATTGCTCCCATCAGGAAACGGATTTCGAACCATTGCTGGGAACCTTCGTAGAAAATGACAACTGCCACACTTGAAATGACGTCGAGTTATTCCGACCCATCGCTCGTTCAACCCAAATCCGACGAGGATTTGCTGTTGGCGTACAGAGATTCGGGGAATCGAGAGTACTTCCAGAAGTTGGTTCAGCGTTACGAACGCGAACTGTTCAACTATCTGCGACGGTACTTGGGGGACCCCGAAATGGCGGAGGATGTGTTTCAGGCTGCCTTTCTGCAAGTGCACCTGAAGTGCGATACCTTCGAGGAAGGACGTCGTTTCCGCCCTTGGCTGTACACGATTGCCACGAATCAAGCGATCGACGCTCAGCGTAAGACGAAGCGCCACAAGATGGTCAGCTTGGATCGCGCTGGCAACGGTAACGAACAGCAAGAGACTGGGTCCCTGGTCGATTTGCTGGTCAGTGCCGAGCCGGGGCCGATGTCGCAGATGGACGATTTAGAACGACAACGCGTCATGCGTGATGCCGTTCAACAACTGCCCGAATCGTTGAAGACCGCCGTCGTGTTGGTCTACTACCAAGGTTTGAAGTACCGCGAAGCCGCGGACATCTTGGAGATTCCGGTCGGTACCGTTAAAAGTCGATTGCACACTGCCGTGCAAAAACTTACCGAAGCTTGGAACGAAGTTTATACCCCAGATGACGATGACGCGTGAGCATTGGTTGGGCTACCTGATGGGGGCCCTGGATGAAAACGAGCACGCCTCGGTCGAACGGCAAATTGCTGAAGACCCTCGCGCTGCGGAAGAATTAGATCAACTTCGAACCCACCTGAACTTGATGTCCGATGGCCTCGACGAGGCTGCCCCACCGGCCGGACTTGCTTCGCGAACGTGTGCGATGTTGGATAGTCCCAACTTGTTCGCGGAAATCCTCGACCCAACTCCCCCGGAAGATGCCGCTGCGCCGCAACCGAAGTCGCCACATGCGTTTGACTCGATCGGCGGAGGCAATCCGAACTTCACATTAATGGATATGATGGTCGCCCTGGGTGCCTGCGTGGCAGCGGTGGCGATTTTCTTCCCCGCGCTGGCCAGCTCTCGAATGCTCGCCACGCGACTGCAATGCGAAAACAATCTCCGCCAGGTTGGAATGGCTCTGCAGGAATTTGCGACCGGCAATGCCGAGAAACGCTATCCGGCAATCGCCACGACTGGGCCTCTTTCGGTCGCAGGCGCTTATGCTCCTCGCCTGATTAACGACGGTTTCATTCGCCATCCTGAAGTCGTTCGCTGTGCCGAAAAGAACAAAATACTCGGCGAAGACGCCCATCTACCGACGGTCGAAGAACTGCTGACCGTCCCAGAGCCGCAAGTTGCGAAGCTGCAAGATGGTTTAGGTAACGTTTACAGTTACAACCTGGGTAACCTGCATAATGGGACGCTCAAGGCTCCGCTGATGCGAGGACGTTCGCTCTACCCTGTCGCTGCGGATATTGTCCGGGTAAACGATGGCGAGATCGCCCCGCAAGGGCACGAAGATGGCCGTTTCAATATCCTTTTCGACGACGGTCACGTCGAGTTCATCAGCTTGGAAGACCTGCCGAAATCGATGAAGCAGTACTTCCTGAACGATGAAGGGCACGTTGCCGCTGGCGTGAACGAAGACGATGCGGTCGTCGCCCATGGTACCGCTCACCCTGTGATGAACCTGCCGGCTGCCGATGGCGACCAAGCAGAATAGTTTGCTTTGTGTGATAAAAATACGCCCTATTTCTTCCGTTTTATACGCTTAGGGCGTTAAGATTTAATGAGCCAAGGCCGAATCGGGTTTGATTCCCCTTGGCTCAATTGCTATTCTTACGAAACGATAGCAATATCTCCCCCCGGAACAGACTTTAAGTATCAGGCAAGACGTCGCACGTGATCGACCCTCGCTCCCAATCTATCTCCGCTTCGAAGAACCAAGTCAAACAGGCGGTTCAGCTTGGTTTTTATATCGGCTCCGGCCTTGGCTTGGCTGTTGGATCGGCCGTGGCTGTGCTGCTGGGTAGCAACCTGATTTGGCAGTCAGGCGGTTTGGTCGTCGGTGCCACGCTGGGCATGTGCGGCGGAATGACGCTCTCGTGGCTCAAGCGACGCTTGAAGCCTGCCCCGGCTCCGGCCTATCGCCCGACCGGTTCTTAGTCGCTCTGCGGCTCTCTCTGGATAGAAATCATGCGGCGCTAAACGTACGCGCTGGGTACTTTCCGCAAGCCTCGCCGGGTGGTCCGGGGTTGTAAGCCCGGATCGGCGTAGCCGACAAGAGGCGGATCGTTTGAGTAAGAATTGATTTGTGGCAGCCACCAGAGATCAAGCCGGGTCTTATCTGCCTCTTGTGGCCTTCGGCCATCCGGGTTTACAAACCCGGACCACCCTTTTTCGGGCTAGCAAGATCGTTCGCTCGGTGCCAAGTTTGCCGATTGCGGCTTACTCGGTGTGGCAGTGTTGGCAGCGATTGACGAGGGCGAGAAGCTGCGGGCCTTCCAGCGAAACGGGATCGGTATGATCTTCGTGATCGGAGTCGGCGTGATGGCATTGGCAGCAGCAGTGAACTTTGGTGAATTGCTGCCCGGAAAGATGCAGTAGCAGCTTGCCATCGGCTTCGTTGTTTTGCTGAGCCAGTTCCAGCGAGGCCAGCGTGCAGACAGGTCGTTCGGCTGCCCAGGGACCGAAGTTCAAAGCATTGCTATCGCCATCGGAAGCCAATCGATTTCCGGTCGGGGCGACGCGGTTGCTATCGTTCGCGCCGTCGTGCCAGCTTCCACTGACTGCCAGCATGATCATCAAACAAAGGGCCAATGCAATCAGCGGCCCTCGCACGGCGTCGATAATGTCGGACGTTGGTCGTTCATGCTGATCGGAGATGCAGCGACTGCTGGGCGTGCTATCACCGGACAGGAAGACCGGCAATGAAAAATCTTCATCCGCCGTATCGGTTTGCCCCGTAGCTAACATGTCGGTTGCGGGACGTAGTGCTTCGGCCAATTCACGGCAGCTATGGCAAACGGTCAGATGACGTTCAACAGGCAAGTCGGTTTCGTGATTACCCGTCGGGAATCGCCCGCGCGTGAGCACGTCGAACACGTCGTCGCAAGTTGGAAGATGGTGCGATTGGATCATCGAACGTTTTCCTCGGAAAGTTCGTGGCACGTGTTCTGGATCAATTTGGCCAACTGAAGCAATCCATTGCGAACGCGAGCCTTGGC is a window of Bremerella sp. TYQ1 DNA encoding:
- a CDS encoding universal stress protein; protein product: MNFKRILFPTDFSHCGDAALHLATALARDSGGTIVVAHVEEPPTVYGTGEMYYGMLDPSPDDLKKMLHEVKPSDASVPVEYRLVTGDPSTAVVRLAEDENIDLIVLGTHGRTGLLHMLIGSTAESIVRHAKCPVLTFKQPSDTG
- a CDS encoding GNAT family N-acetyltransferase → MATDCSAHNIALSTASPAGDSVDAQVEVIHDIDPGDSLFVEWQRLAGDTVFHSPRWLLPWWNHYQRPGDRLNVITVRDADGWLIGLAPFYLRTSWRSGRQLHFLGSGEVCSDYLTLLTKRGEESLVVRALAQHLCDQSNEIDRIFLEGVAAEDDVMRQFYEQMAQHQFAAHRLPALESYCLELPAAWENWISQLSKSRRNRVRQLWRKQFDTNLATVHVADESNLKQAFSILVELHQKRRNQMRQPGCFASQQFHDFLWEAAQQLQESNQLRLQWIELEGRPVAVEMDFEQQNALLHYCSGIEIDCEHARPGWLGITAAIRHAIESGKTHFDFLRGDEGYKSHWRGKPVAMVNLDFIAPTFRGRSHAQLREGIAQLKQCAKRVLGKASKSEQTGADSSDGD
- a CDS encoding permease — its product is MNQNKYKWAVAGDVNAFFGLMLDNIADLLLTIGLLAAVFDFPTTFAIGHMVPGTAIGVLVGDLIFFWMALSLAKRSGRNDITAMPLGLDTPSTFGMVFFVLGPSFAFGTQELQLTADEAAIRTWHIGIWSIVLSGIFKSFFAFSSSWIRKVIPRAGLLGSLAAIALVLISFLPFIEALHFPIVGMTALSIVLITLVAHIRLPFKIPGAAAALIVSGAIYYAMHGLGILGATPEAINFHPADALLPTDWLAVFRFEWLTQAKFLEAAQYLPIVIPFALATVIGGIDCVESAAAAGDEYDTNRIIGAEAIATLVAGLCGGVIQTTPYIGHPAYKAMGGRAAYTLATAIFVGGAGVFGYFGFLYWLIPKPTVFPILVFIGLEITSQSFQATPKRHYPAVSIACIPALAALVLIYIGDLQGNYTGLSFQMEAAMVEQQDAETQRWQKLVDQGHLDEEGLSQLTENREDLGGMIQTLRSHSFGDMQTPPDAEGHSHATGLAVKLQTLRMLAGGFILTSMLWAAILAFIIDRRLYTAAVFALVCGAFSLFGVIHSPFPSGKLVLGWNNVDMPAAAAGQGPIYMMWAYVCVTVVLLVCGLWQHTSPPREVPDHEPES
- a CDS encoding RNA polymerase sigma factor, giving the protein MTTATLEMTSSYSDPSLVQPKSDEDLLLAYRDSGNREYFQKLVQRYERELFNYLRRYLGDPEMAEDVFQAAFLQVHLKCDTFEEGRRFRPWLYTIATNQAIDAQRKTKRHKMVSLDRAGNGNEQQETGSLVDLLVSAEPGPMSQMDDLERQRVMRDAVQQLPESLKTAVVLVYYQGLKYREAADILEIPVGTVKSRLHTAVQKLTEAWNEVYTPDDDDA
- a CDS encoding VIT1/CCC1 transporter family protein, producing MKLTPEDLAKQHTDEAIAARIAGPPVGDYAGDFVLGGVDGTITTFAIVAGVAGANYGVTVAMVLGIANLLADGFSMAISNYLKARSDQMQLKKYRQIENIHIKEVPDREQEEIRQIFAAKGFEGELLEQVVDTICEDRRRWVDTMLVEEWGLRLQPPTPWKSGLVTFAGFVLAGSIPLLPLPLILLGFTSDTIFRISAILTVIAFALIGVFRAKVVQEGAIASVLETVLTGGFAAAIAYGVGILLQWLVSSSGVG
- a CDS encoding class I SAM-dependent methyltransferase, yielding MLERILEPEVMDTPQEAMTYDDMDHHAVNDAFVTDLIAFLNVHPDREAEMIDILDVGTGTARIPILLADRLPQCRIMGADASIAMLDVAKINIDIAGLLDRVQLARLDAKQTDYEDGFFTGVMSNTIVHHIPEPLAVLKESVRLAAPGGWLFFRDLYRPESKEELDHLVSTYCGEETEEAQKLFAESLHAALSLEEIREMVSSLGFEPETVQMTSDRHWTWAARKPE